CCATAAGACTGTGAGCCAGTGGAACAAACTTCTCCCAGGATTGACTCACAGAGTtctggtctttccccagcatcctgcaAGGGGACCTGGGCCATTTGGGAGGTGGCTCTTTGtgggcaccctcctctcccagccttttccagtctgcttGGCAGTCCCTCGGTGACGAGGCCCTCTGGCCCACGACCACggggactgtgtggggcaccCCAGGCGCAGAGCACAAATGTCAGAGGCAGCGGGgagaagggggtctcacctggccagcagacccacggcatagtgGTGGGTGTCGGCACAGAGCAGCGTGTCCCAGCCACACCTGCGTTCCATTGCCATCACCACATCCTTGTACTGCTTTTGGTACAGCAGGGACTTCAGGGTCCAcactgcaaacctgtgtgcagagcaaagcccaggtcacacTTGCAGTGCTGGCTCCGGCCCTGGCAAtgtggcagggacagaaggACTGGGATGGAGCACCTGttggggctggtggcaaggCCGTGTTGCTCCTGGCATCCCTTCCAGAAGGTAAGGACCTTCTTTGGCATCTGTTCAGTGCTGAAGAACACTTGGAAGAGCAGATGCACAAATAGGTGGGGGAAATGCAGCTTCACGTTGTGTGGGACACAAGGCTCCTGGAGGATCTTCCACATCACCACAGTTGCCTGCAAAGAACAAAGCTCAGTGCCGAGGTGCCCGTGTGACAGGGCCCGAGCGTGGCAGGGAGAGGCCCAGAGAGACacagggggagcagcgggaccggtggccctgcagctgcccctaggccaggtttcagGGCAGCGCCTGAGGCAGGCAGATGCAgtaggggaaggaggaaggagagctgctggagaggcgGCCTTGGGGCCAGCAAAGGCCACTGgcagaaactcacagccagggcaaagaCACCCGTTTTGTCCCCATCGGAGGTGCACGTGCTGTACTCTGGCCAGCTCCCCAGCACATCCAGGAGAATCAGCTGCACCAGCTCCGCAGTCCTGGGTGAGCACATGATGGTCTTCCACATGGccatggcagctctgtggggttAGAGCTCTGTCTCAGGGGGTCTCAGGCACAGCACCGTAGCCTGGGCATGGCCCCTGAGGGGCAGCGAGGGAGCATGGCAGCAGGCTTGGGGGGCTGAcatgccagggctgggaaagggagcagccagagggccCTGGAAGTCTCTGTTGGTCAGACACCTGGGACAGGCTGTACAGGGTGATGGGCTGGGGGGAGCCCTGAGCCCTCTGGGCAGGTGGGCCCCATACCTGTCACAGGATGGGGCCACACGCAGGAGTGTCATTACTGCGTCATTTGGCTGCGCTTTGGTGAGATGCAGCAGGGTGTTGTccagcctgtgctcagcagaaTCATTGGCCGTGAGCCACTGGTGGATGTATCTCACCATGGCGGGCACCTGGAGAAGGCACAGGGCAATTTGGAAAACTGCCAGAAGGAGCAAcgttcccagtgtccccagagaagtgcttcccttcccaccacacTGCAATGGCCTCAAAGGCTCACAGGGACCAACACTAGTGGCTTGGGAAGCCATGTGACTCATGAGGGAATTGAAGCCTGGCCACAGGCTGCTTACTTGCTCTGGTCTGAAAACACCCCTCTCCACAAGCAAATCCACCAGGGCAGCACTGGACTCATGTTTGAGGACCTCTGAGTATTCTCTGAGCCCAGCACCCCTGGAGATGGTCTCTTCCTGCCGAATGCTCTTGATGAATTTGCAAACGAGCTGTAGGAGAAGGGCAAGAAGCCAGGGATGTTGCATGGAGTGCTCCACACAcggtgctgggctgagcagtgacagcaggcccagcccaggtggggatggctgcaggTACCTGCGCTGCTCTGCGGAAGCGGCCACGGGTGGATTCCTGCTCTTGTTTGTGGTCCAGGGCTGCACCTGGCAAGGAgtgagcacagccagagctgaggggctgcggcagaggccggagaacacagcccagccctgctctccccaggcagggacagccccgggatgccccaggggGATGGAGCACGGCCACTGAGGTGTGTCTGCCAGGACCCCTTCCATCGTGTCCCCAGGCTGGTCCCCAGAGGCTGGGATGGgttgggaagggatgggatcGGATAGGATGCAATGGGATGCAAAGGTATGTGATGAAATCCAATGGGAGAGGATGGAAGAGGATGCAGTTGGATCCGATAGGATGGGATAAAGCTCGTTGCAGgcaccagccctggggcccagctctgccactcaccctCCTGCGGTGGATGGAACGGCACCACCTTTTCAGtctcctgtgctggggcagctccagggccttcttcctcctcctccacccagGCCAGCTTGGGCACTCTTGGGGGTCTCTTCTCCATGTCAGTCactggatttttgggaaattGCAGGAGAGATCCCTCAGAAAATCTCCATGTCAGCAAGTCCTGCAGTCGTGTCTGGGAGGAACCTTCCAGAGAAAAGCCTCAGGAAGGCTACAGGACAGCAAGCCCTGCCCTCTGGTCTCAAGGGCTCCTGCCACAAGGACAGGAGACTCCTGTCAGGGATTGTGGTCTGGCCTTGAGGGCACTggcggcagggctgggagatgcCTCAGAAAAGCTCCAGGGCACCAAGTCCCACACTCTGCCCTCAAGGGCACCTGCAGAACAGAAGCCTCAGGAAGGCCACGGGTCACcaagtgctgtgctgtggcctCGAGGTCAGCTGCAGGAACGACGCCTCAGAAAAGCTGCGGGTCGGACACGAACAAGTGAGCTGTGAGGGGGCTCCTCATGGCActgctctgtcctgtcctgtccctttgcctgctctgagcactgTGGCGTGCTCttggcagcaccagctgctgtgtcaccacgtgtcacaaagggcccttggACACCCGATTCCATTGCAATTCCACGGTGACCGTGCGGCACCATGTCACAAAGGGCTCTTGGAAACACTGTCGCCTGCCCTGGGGCTCATCCCTGAAGCCTTTTTCCCATTGGACAGTGTGTACCCTAAGCactcccatccctccccagtTCTATACCCTGGCCCATCCTTCCCCAGTTGCTCTTGGAgctgtctccctgctcctgttcctgcttccttcctccttccaccTGTCCTCAATAAACCCACGTGGATTTCAGCAGCACGAGAGTCCTCCTGTCTTTTGGTGGGGCTACATTTCTCTATCGGGGCACCTGTTGATCAGGCAGCAGCGGGTCACCCTGCAGGACGCGGTCCGGGGCAGCCCGCACAGGATCTTTAGGAACGGCTCAGAGCATCAGCaaagcctgccctgctctgcgggctcagggcagcacaaggagcccccagggctgccgaCGCAGCCGCGCTAGGAACAACTGGAGCAACTTCTGGCAACAGGTGGTATTTGTCAGGAGCTCTTACTCCATGCtggaattattttctcattgaagTCATTTCCTGCAGCACAAAAACTTCTTTACCATGAAGACAAAAAAGAATCTGGCATTAAAGAATCCTCAATTAAGGAATGCCTTAGTTTCCAATGCTCAACTCAAGTAGTTCCAATAAGTTGCAAACTTCCCAAATTAATTGGAATTGCCTAAGAATGTTTTGAGAAATGAcactcacttttaaaatttctaaggtttattaaacctgaacaaaaatacaacaaacaaCTGAATAAGGAAAGGGCTGGGAGTCTCCATGACCAGTACTCATCTGCAAAATGGAtactctgccttttatacccttagtCCTTCCCAAAATTTTGTCAGtcaactctttctctgctgtccatcagtgagattactttcttacatcttgattaGAGGTCAGGTGTTGCCATGCCACACCTCCTAGTAACAAGCTCTCCCTCCTCTGAGAGCCCCGACCAGTGACACCAATTcaggggggaagggaaagaggactATGGGGAGaacatggaaaaataacagAACTCTACATACTTCTCTTCACGTACACATAATATTCATCTCTGAATTGTGAGAGCCAACTCTTGCCTTAGTCATTTTTAACAAATGAAAGATTTTCAAGTTTGCTTCCCTTCTCAAAGCAGCAACTCATTTGCCTTAACGTCAGCCATTGAGAGTCACTTTAGAAAACATAACACggaggcaaaaaaaataaaagccatccATTGGTTTTCAAATCTGAGTCTGGCTCTCAGCGGCCACGGGATGGAGGTTCGCCGACGAGCTGTCCCGCCTGTGGCCGAAGGGCAGACACGCGAGTGGCCGTCCCCAATTCTCTGCCGAGACTGTTGCGGGTGGCAGTGATTGCTGTGGCGtgggcagcacagcaaaggcacagggcacgaggaaagagaggcagaggaataagggaaggacacttgtctgaATCTCCAAGGATTTAATTCCCAAAGGGGGGCAGAGCAAGTGCCAAATCTGAACATGAAAGGACTCCTTTTAAAGGGTAGAGGGAACACGGGGAGtacacaacctttgaccaagAGGAGGGCATTAGgagaggggtgcagggtaagagCTCCCCAGCAGAAGCCAAcacggggagggagcaaaccttacaatcAAATTGTGCTTCGAGAAAGGGATGAAtgacagggaacactccagaaccaaaggagtgtgctatctttgCCAGACAGGGGTAAGACAAGGCAACAAGGGAGGCACACAGGGAGAATGACAAGTagattgacatacattttggtggggaaaactggtaaacaactcaggactgaaccattagggagGCCAAACTGGGTACATAGaatgaaccattacaaacttagAAGAAGGAATATTCaaacatactacagaagaacaaactgtgaaataacagactaccacacaCCTGGAAATTTGATCTCATGTGCCGGCAGTAcgccggcagaggagaaagagaagcggaggggggaaggtgcccagccgtGGGAGTTCTGGGCAGGCAAGACTTCAGTCGTCCTGGGAGCCCgagacttttaaccccttcttgGATAGAGAAAACTTGGTGAAACATTAATCCTCCTTGCTCTGAAAGACAATAGAGACTGCCTGGGatctgagatgttagaagaagaaatcctaggtgggaggagataATGGAGCggccttggctggacttttcttgtatagccatagacagaagcaatttctcctgcaacacagactgcattttagggggatgtAATGGCTTGAGCCAAGGGAGTGACCAGCTGCAGtgactgccagggctggagtgtgagtgacctgctgcagtgatgCCAAGGGAGTGGCAGGAGTggagaggaagatgaggagggtGTGCTGGTGCCCTCAGTCTTCAGGGAAGAAGATCTCTCTTCTCgagacccttggccccaggggaggagaaaatggggggcactgttgtcccaaaaagagaaactgttgttctttgCTCCTTGGCAAAGCGTCCTTCAAAGGAACCCTGTGAGTAGTCTCGGTCCATCATGCACGGTGCTGAGAGCGCTGTACATGGAAGGAGGATGTCAtgatggcagattttctccaggtgGTGCCGTGTGTGACGCGGAAACACAAGAGgtggcaattgtgtttcctgggggagtctatggtacaagagagactcctctctcccttgatgggCTGAGAATTGATTATCTGAGGGCTGGTAACTTGATCGGGAATCCAaggttttgtctcactgtgttttggtgggaattgggtggggggaggaggaatgttttggaaggatttcattctgaattctgtgGGTGTCCTTTATTATAGTTGTAGgttaataaagcttttttttctttatttccaagctccagcctgctctgctctgtttctagtcgcatctcacagcattcATTTGCAAAAATACCTTTGCATGGGTgcactggcattgcgccagcgTCCAACCATGGCAAAGGGTCAGCAAATATTAAGCAGAAGCCTAAGGAACAAGATGCACTTTAGCCATTTGAAGCTAAGAGAAACGGAAGGTTCCATGTTAAGATCAGAGGAACAGAACATGTTGATACCATTGGAGCAGCCAACAAAGGACTGTGCATGCTTCAGAAAGAAAGGTGATAAGTGCAGACAGAATGAGACTGTCGGCCTTCATGGCAGTGAGCCCTGTGGAAGACTCGGAGCCTTCCTCAGTGGGACCACCAGAGTACACTGAATTTTCCATCACGTATGCTAATGATATGAATGACTTCTGAGAATTAATTTGTATAACCACTCCTAACCAAGGAATGTAATAAATATGCACAAAATGTAACCATGTATTGTGCTGTGCAATGTGCTGAGTGTGTGTGTTAGGAGGAGCGTTGGGAAATCCTAGCTCTACAGAGACGGGGCAACTGAGAGGCtttttcaaagattttattccattaCCAGTCTTGTAGAAGGGTGAGACATATGAGATGTAAAGCTTAACGCCATTCTATAAGAAGCCACCCTATTTCCTGCTTGCAATACCTTAGAAATGTTCTTCAGCCTATTAGCTTTTGCCACACAATGCTGCTAATACTCCTAACACCAATCACCTATTATTTTACCCCATGTGATCTtgctacaatgcatctttcacagttctagTTCTCAAAATAGCTGGTCTTTTTGCAAGGCCACCTtctgaaacttgtttctagttcaatctctctctcaacaatgtcaTCTCGATTCCATGGCCTCCCTAAGTCAGCACACCTTATCTCAGAGTTTGCATATAGATGTACAAGACTGTGTGAGCTTTCAGCCAGCTTCTGAAAATcctttacaaatccatttctcacaGACGAGCAATCCCCCACGTAGCCAGCGTCGCATAAAGCCAATACCCACCTCTCTGAGTCAGTCTCTGTGGTGGCTCTTGGCTCAGTGTTGGAGCCAATCAGTTCTTTTATCAAAATGTTAAAACCAAGTGGTATCTATGAACAAAAACACAGCATCTGGTcctggcagaaaaagaaaaaaacacattgcttttccttccttcaacCTTCGTATATCTTGTGAAGTTTGTTTTCATGATTGCTGGATTAGGTACCACACTCTTACATCCACTGCAATTATTGACACAAACCCAATCCCAGTTAGTGCCAGTATCACAACTGCAGGATGTagcttaggttggaaaagcctgTGGCACATGGGGACCATCCAAGCAAGTTTTCCTGCCCGTGATTCTCTCCATCCCTCTTCATTTCTTCTAGGACATGACGTGCCTTTTCTGTATTCTGATGGACACTGATCAGTGTCTTCTGACTTGTCTTCTTCTGCTGTTGTAGCACTTTGTGCAGGCCAGGATGTTCCAACAGTTTTTGGACCATGGTTGTTAAAAACAGGCGAATCAGAGCCAGAAGTAGGTTAAAAAGCctgggcctgtttattaaaatcacagaaaagcGAGGGCGAGGTCCCAAGATAAGCCCAGGACCTCAGCGGCAAGTCAGAGAGTAACAAAACGCAACAagtaactgtgcacaggcacagggtgtttccGTGGATACAAACTCCGCAGAAAGACCCCGGGTGGCCAGCACCCGgggttgttaaagtctctggaAGCTGCTGATTGGTGCGTTCTTGATCCCTTTGTTGAATGGCCCTCTTTCTGGTCTTTGGTTGGTTTATAAGATGGTGCATTCCTGGCCAATCATTCTTGAACTACGAGGCACCATTGGTTGGTCGATCCCTCCAATCGCAGGCTGAACTGATGATATCACTCTCCGATG
The Vidua macroura isolate BioBank_ID:100142 chromosome 7, ASM2450914v1, whole genome shotgun sequence DNA segment above includes these coding regions:
- the LOC128809957 gene encoding maestro heat-like repeat family member 5 is translated as MEKRPPRVPKLAWVEEEEEGPGAAPAQETEKVVPFHPPQEGAALDHKQEQESTRGRFRRAAQLVCKFIKSIRQEETISRGAGLREYSEVLKHESSAALVDLLVERGVFRPEQVSSLWPGFNSLMSHMASQATSVGPCEPLRPLQCGGKGSTSLGTLGTLLLLAVFQIALCLLQVPAMVRYIHQWLTANDSAEHRLDNTLLHLTKAQPNDAVMTLLRVAPSCDRAAMAMWKTIMCSPRTAELVQLILLDVLGSWPEYSTCTSDGDKTGVFALAATVVMWKILQEPCVPHNVKLHFPHLFVHLLFQVFFSTEQMPKKVLTFWKGCQEQHGLATSPNRFAVWTLKSLLYQKQYKDVVMAMERRCGWDTLLCADTHHYAVGLLAREMRHASLELCSSIALHLLWLLSTQEPRWDLPALAFLVEVLECLDSSECGDSVVEVSSRYLQSECRERRRLALRALLELIDDPSMAEKMWRLTESLMDLLWDSDAEIAGLTLITLSFIFLHKSILISTPIALQLAKALLPLFDHENSQVQLLSIKLFQDMMGFLEKGEKPLERPVHQSLLPLFFHCHDENQRVAEASRETLICVAEFLRRRDLEKLVKKEKLWIFANCLLAEDRSRAAEHLRRALPYLQSPQEPLREAAVRFMGMAGRSLRGQQGELQLISEALEGMVNDISLSVGSLAIQSLCILKAAEQAPMPKFQRLRDQLRRAWKTRPRLSRLGWLGCWGSVEG